The segment GCAACGATCGTTTCAAGACCAATATCGTTTATCGGAAGGGTCGTTGAAGCTACCTTTTCAATGCTTACATCGATCCGGTTGCCACCGTCATTCAATGCAGCATCCCGAGGCAGACCGATCCTCCCTTCGAACCTGTCAAGGACCTGTTTTGCCTTATCGATCTGATCAAGGTATCCCTGGGATTCTATGAACTTCATATTGGGTTCGCCAATATCAACACCTGATGCAGCAAGCATGACGTTTGCCACAACACCTGTGACAAGAACCCTGTCAGCACCACCACTGGAGAGAACGTTCTCTGCAACTTTGATGGAATCATCCGCTTTAGCACCCCCAAGTACGAATATGCAAGGGCACTCATTCCCTTTCAGGCTCTTGTCAAGAGCTGTGATCTCACGCTCCATCAAACGCCCGGCACCACATGGAAGCAGTCCGGTAAAGCCAACGATGGACAATTGTGACCTATGAGATACTGCAAAAGCATCATTGAGGAAAATATCAAATAGCGGAGCCAGTTGTCGTACCATGTGAGTGCCCTGTTGTTCGCTTACAGGTCTTTTCAGGGATTCTTCCGAATAGAAACGCACATTCTCAAGAAGTATAACATCCCCATTCTCCATCGTAGATATACTTGTCCTTGCATACGTGCCAAAGATATCATCAACATAGGTCACCTTGCGACCAAGTAGTCTGGACATTATCCGTGCATGTGCCTCCATAGTTGAAAAATCGTTCTTCCCGGGCCGGCTCTGGTGGGCGAGAAGTACGACCTTAGCGTTCTCAAGGGCCCTCAGAGTAGGAATATGGCTATTGATCCTCATATCATCAAGAATGCCACCCTCCGGATCCATTGGGGAGTTCAGGTCAACCCTCACAAGAATTGTTCTATCCTCAATGTCAAAATCGTCGATCGTGAGAAAATCTTTAGCAGTCAAGGTATTCATCACCAGTATAAATATTTGGATTCGTAAGATAATATTGTTTTTTATCGAAATGAATGCGATGCACGACACTATATACCAATTTTATATTTATCTATATCTATCTGAAATTTACCAGATATCATAGACCTATAATTGATAACAAGTTATTAATGTCCACATTGTTCTCGATAAGCTCGACCATTCGATCAAGTTTATGCTCTTGTCTGAACCTTGCATGTCCGATCAGACCTTCCATCCTGCCTATGGTTGACATGGTATCACCACGAACAAGCACCACAGGAATTCCTGCTTCATCCGCACTTCCCAGCACCGCACCACTCGGCTGGAGATTACCAGTAAGTACAAGGCATTTCACACGCGCTTCAATGGCAGCCATCTGAATATCTGCCCTGTCACCTCCGGTGATGACAACTGAGCCGGGGTTGCGTCGGAAATACTTGATAGCCGAGTTAACCTCCATTGCACCTACAAGATAATGCTCAACAAGCTCTTCAAGGTGCTCTGAACCAGCAAGGACCTCAGCATGTAGATCCTCCACGATCTCGGAGATAGGAACTGAGCGAAGTGTTGAGTCCTTTGGTAAAACACCAACGACCTTGATACCCTTGCTCTCCAGGAAAGGGACCACCAGTTCGCAAACATACGTCATCTGGCCCTCATCGACCTCGTTGAGTATAATGCCTGCAAGCATATCAGGATCATTTATCAACTTAATGTCACAGAGAATGCGATCCACAGCATAGACAGAATCATAACGCGTCACCAGAAGCATCTTTGTTCCAAGTATAGAACTGACCTGAGGATCAGAAAGACCATACATCGCGCCTCCCCCAATGCCACCCGTACCTTCAATGAGAACGACATCTTTGTCTTTCGAAACTTCAGCGAATGCATTGCTAAGGGTCCTGTCAAAATGTTTCTCAACACCTGCAAGAGCATCTTCTGCAAGATTGTCGGTCAGCAATATAGGAGTGATACTATTGATATCGTCCTTCAGATCGAAGACCTTTCGCATCTGTTCTGCATCCTCATCGGAGAGAACACCATTAACATCCACCAGCATGTTACCTATCGGTTTCATGTAACCGACAGAATGACCCTTGTTCCGGAGGATGATACCAATTCCCGTACAAAGGGAGCTTTTACCCGAGTATTTTTCAGAGGAACTTATCAATATAGATGCCACAATAACCACCTTTGTCGTTCAATTATCTCAAATGTCAATGCCAGCATGTTCATTCACTCCCGAGGGTCAGCCTGATGTCCATTGCAACGCAACCCTGACCTTCAGATAACACCATCAGCGGGTTGATCTCAAATTCAAGGATCTCCGGGAAATCCATTACAAGCTGTGATACCTTACAAAGAGTATCAACTATTGAATTAATATCAGAAGAACTTTCACCACGCACACCCGTCAGGATAGGATAGGTCTTGATCGAAGAGACCATCTTTCGAGAGATATCCTTCCCTATGGGAGCAACACTGAAGGATACGTCCTTAAGAACTTCCACATAGGTACCCCCAAGACCGAACATTAGCAGAGGACCAAACTGTACATCCCTGTTCATGCCAATGATAACTTCTTTTCCACCTGTGACCATCTTCTGTATCTGCACACCCGATATAACGGCGTTTGGCATATATCGCCTTACATCCGACATCATGGTATGGTATGCTCTTTCAACATCATCCCGATTCTCCAGGCCAATACGAACACCTCCGACATCGGTCTTGTGGGAAATGTCAGCAGACAGTACTTTCATTACCACAGGATATCCCATATCCTCACAGGCATCGATCGCCTCCTGCAAGGTCTTCACGTTGGA is part of the Methanococcoides orientis genome and harbors:
- a CDS encoding phosphotransacetylase family protein, which codes for MASILISSSEKYSGKSSLCTGIGIILRNKGHSVGYMKPIGNMLVDVNGVLSDEDAEQMRKVFDLKDDINSITPILLTDNLAEDALAGVEKHFDRTLSNAFAEVSKDKDVVLIEGTGGIGGGAMYGLSDPQVSSILGTKMLLVTRYDSVYAVDRILCDIKLINDPDMLAGIILNEVDEGQMTYVCELVVPFLESKGIKVVGVLPKDSTLRSVPISEIVEDLHAEVLAGSEHLEELVEHYLVGAMEVNSAIKYFRRNPGSVVITGGDRADIQMAAIEARVKCLVLTGNLQPSGAVLGSADEAGIPVVLVRGDTMSTIGRMEGLIGHARFRQEHKLDRMVELIENNVDINNLLSIIGL
- a CDS encoding phosphoglycerate kinase, with product MMNTLTAKDFLTIDDFDIEDRTILVRVDLNSPMDPEGGILDDMRINSHIPTLRALENAKVVLLAHQSRPGKNDFSTMEAHARIMSRLLGRKVTYVDDIFGTYARTSISTMENGDVILLENVRFYSEESLKRPVSEQQGTHMVRQLAPLFDIFLNDAFAVSHRSQLSIVGFTGLLPCGAGRLMEREITALDKSLKGNECPCIFVLGGAKADDSIKVAENVLSSGGADRVLVTGVVANVMLAASGVDIGEPNMKFIESQGYLDQIDKAKQVLDRFEGRIGLPRDAALNDGGNRIDVSIEKVASTTLPINDIGLETIVAYSSEIENAKTVVLNGPAGVSEIDGFEIGTFEIIKAAANAEYSIAGGGHITAEVRNMGYEDKFSHISTGGGACIDFLAGDALPGIEALKVAAKRYLETE